In Stieleria varia, one genomic interval encodes:
- the purM gene encoding phosphoribosylformylglycinamidine cyclo-ligase: protein MPATYKDAGVDLDVYAESMSRLPKLMHRTFSPRVIPSDGGFAGLFRLDFAGKLFARNYQEPILVSGTDGVGTKLKIAQVTGRHSTVGIDLVAMCVNDLLCTGGEPLFFLDYVAMGKDDPARLEQIVQGISDGCIAGDLALLGGETAIMPDLYGDEDYDLAGFAVGVVERKRLIDGKMISEGDVVLGLQSTGLHSNGYSLVRKIIADAGLTWEDTPEGLDGKTLADVCLQPTQIYSDVIRSVQGHYRIKQVIHGLAHITGGGIEENLDRILPANVDAAIDGQSWDVPPVFQFLQTTGSVETSEMRRVFNMGIGMAMVVSDFYAASIQAQINEMGIQCVPIGKIVQGTGSVRYT from the coding sequence ATGCCCGCCACGTACAAAGATGCCGGCGTCGATTTGGACGTCTACGCCGAATCGATGAGCCGGTTGCCCAAGCTGATGCACCGGACGTTCAGTCCCCGGGTGATCCCCAGCGACGGTGGTTTCGCCGGCCTGTTCCGACTGGATTTTGCTGGAAAGCTGTTCGCGCGGAATTACCAGGAACCGATCCTCGTCAGCGGCACCGACGGCGTCGGTACGAAACTCAAGATCGCGCAGGTCACCGGACGCCACAGTACCGTCGGCATCGACTTGGTCGCTATGTGCGTCAACGACCTGCTGTGCACCGGCGGCGAACCGCTTTTCTTTCTGGACTATGTGGCGATGGGCAAAGACGATCCGGCTCGACTGGAGCAGATCGTTCAAGGCATCAGTGACGGTTGCATCGCCGGCGACCTGGCCTTGCTGGGCGGCGAGACTGCGATCATGCCTGATCTGTACGGCGACGAAGACTATGACTTGGCCGGTTTTGCCGTCGGCGTGGTGGAACGAAAACGGTTGATCGACGGCAAGATGATCAGCGAGGGCGACGTGGTGCTCGGTTTGCAGTCCACCGGACTGCACAGCAACGGCTACAGTCTTGTCCGCAAAATCATTGCCGATGCCGGACTGACCTGGGAGGACACTCCCGAGGGCCTGGATGGAAAAACGCTGGCAGACGTCTGTTTGCAGCCCACGCAGATCTACAGCGATGTCATCCGCTCAGTCCAAGGACACTATCGGATCAAACAAGTGATCCACGGTTTGGCACACATCACCGGAGGCGGCATCGAAGAAAACTTGGATCGGATTTTGCCTGCCAACGTCGATGCGGCGATCGATGGACAGAGTTGGGACGTTCCGCCGGTGTTTCAGTTCTTGCAAACGACCGGCAGTGTCGAAACGTCAGAGATGCGACGCGTTTTCAACATGGGCATCGGCATGGCAATGGTGGTCAGCGACTTCTATGCCGCCAGCATCCAAGCACAGATCAACGAAATGGGCATCCAGTGCGTCCCGATCGGCAAGATCGTCCAAGGCACAGGCAGCGTGCGATACACGTAG
- the folP gene encoding dihydropteroate synthase: protein MGILNVTPDSFSDGGKHFSIDDAVSAALQMQSDGAGIIDIGGESTRPYSEPVAAEDEMQRVVPVIKRLAGKLAIPISIDTSKASVADAAIDAGAEIINDVTGLEGDPKMPDVARQREVGVCVMHMRGTPQTMQDDPRYENVVDEILHYLRQRYQYCLDAGIEPQRICLDPGIGFGKTHEHNLELLRSTNRFCELSSPILIGHSRKGFIGKVLGDKEADRKAGTLGVSLAVAAAGADIIRVHDVRETVDALMLFEAAGGLKGMAI from the coding sequence ATGGGAATCCTGAACGTCACCCCGGACAGCTTTTCTGATGGTGGGAAACATTTTTCCATCGATGACGCCGTGTCGGCTGCACTGCAGATGCAGTCCGATGGTGCGGGCATCATCGATATCGGCGGCGAAAGCACTCGACCCTACAGCGAACCGGTGGCCGCCGAAGACGAAATGCAGCGTGTCGTTCCCGTGATCAAACGGCTGGCTGGTAAACTCGCGATCCCAATCAGTATCGACACGAGCAAGGCGAGCGTGGCTGACGCGGCGATTGATGCCGGGGCAGAGATCATCAACGACGTCACGGGCCTGGAAGGCGACCCAAAGATGCCGGATGTCGCCCGACAACGCGAAGTCGGCGTGTGCGTGATGCATATGCGAGGCACACCGCAAACCATGCAGGACGATCCCCGCTACGAGAACGTCGTCGATGAGATCCTGCATTACCTGCGACAGCGATACCAGTACTGCTTGGACGCGGGAATCGAGCCACAGCGAATCTGCCTGGATCCAGGAATCGGATTCGGCAAGACCCACGAGCATAACCTGGAACTGTTGCGATCAACCAACCGGTTTTGTGAGCTTTCGTCGCCGATTCTGATCGGTCATTCACGCAAGGGATTCATCGGCAAGGTGCTGGGAGACAAAGAAGCCGATCGCAAGGCGGGGACGCTAGGCGTTTCACTCGCCGTTGCCGCCGCCGGAGCCGACATCATCCGCGTCCACGACGTTCGAGAAACCGTCGATGCCCTGATGCTGTTTGAAGCCGCTGGCGGGCTCAAAGGCATGGCGATTTAG
- the lptE gene encoding LPS assembly lipoprotein LptE, whose amino-acid sequence MKALRHAPLIQLAWLPLVLVAITCVGGCAAYQFGSDAMFPVGIRTVHVPVVRNETFRHDLGVRLTDAIVDEITRRTPYVVTSDPNADSVLRCTVVGETKSVLTETRSDDPRALDVSISVRADWISRNGQPLMANAGTTGDSPTIGFSQSIRMVPEAGQSYATASQAAIEELAGRIVSQMEARW is encoded by the coding sequence ATGAAAGCTTTGAGGCACGCTCCGTTGATTCAACTGGCTTGGTTGCCACTGGTCCTAGTGGCGATCACGTGTGTCGGTGGATGCGCAGCGTACCAGTTCGGCAGTGATGCGATGTTTCCTGTCGGCATCCGGACGGTGCACGTTCCTGTCGTACGCAACGAAACCTTTCGTCATGACCTGGGTGTACGACTGACCGACGCAATCGTCGACGAGATCACTCGCCGAACACCGTACGTCGTGACCAGCGATCCCAATGCAGACAGTGTGCTGCGATGCACCGTCGTCGGTGAAACCAAGAGTGTGCTGACGGAAACCCGCAGCGACGATCCACGCGCATTGGACGTGTCGATTTCTGTGCGTGCCGATTGGATTTCACGAAACGGTCAACCGTTGATGGCCAACGCCGGCACGACCGGCGACTCACCCACGATCGGGTTCAGTCAAAGCATCCGAATGGTCCCAGAGGCCGGTCAGTCTTACGCGACGGCATCGCAAGCCGCCATCGAAGAACTGGCCGGTCGCATCGTTTCGCAAATGGAAGCACGCTGGTGA
- a CDS encoding tetratricopeptide repeat protein, whose amino-acid sequence MGSTRSPQQQSCAAPASLTRLSRLAFLRRATLAVLVGSLLASGCTWKRSRLAGGLPVPTLASSAKAPVDPSEVSPTVATAGGVSDLMPSGATRMVSYVTGKSGDLAEARKLYQSGDATFRKAEAASKEERADIYRSAAKLFRKSADESPIPALQQDAMFMEAESLFLSNQLTSARDVFEKLQKEFPNNRHSDKIAARLFTISQYWIDVEKAGGQSWADALNPLDKTVPWFDTTGHAIKVLDQIRYDNPTGRLADDATMAAAAENIRQGKFDEADEFLTDLRETFPDSDHLFLAHLLGVQCKLQIYGGPDYSGIALEEAEALIRQTRSRFPKQSNEKKYADMLARAAAEVSFHQAAKLETRAQFREKRGEYQAASQFYREIISKHSTTPQATIAEKRLKEISGLPAKPAQRLAWLTKIFPDAKQTIPLETVETERAKATQPQPEEPSGGSFFR is encoded by the coding sequence TTGGGATCAACCAGATCACCGCAGCAACAATCGTGCGCTGCTCCAGCGAGCTTGACGCGACTATCGCGTCTGGCGTTTCTGCGTCGCGCGACGCTTGCCGTTTTGGTCGGCAGCCTGCTCGCCTCCGGTTGCACTTGGAAACGCTCCAGGCTGGCCGGTGGACTCCCGGTTCCGACGCTGGCGAGTTCCGCGAAAGCACCCGTCGATCCTTCGGAGGTCAGCCCCACCGTCGCCACGGCCGGAGGCGTGTCCGATCTGATGCCATCGGGTGCGACCCGAATGGTCAGCTACGTAACGGGAAAATCGGGCGACTTGGCCGAAGCACGCAAGTTGTATCAGAGCGGTGATGCGACGTTCCGCAAAGCCGAGGCTGCATCCAAAGAGGAACGGGCCGATATCTATCGAAGCGCCGCCAAGCTTTTCCGCAAGTCAGCCGATGAGTCTCCGATCCCCGCATTGCAACAAGATGCCATGTTCATGGAAGCGGAAAGTCTGTTCCTTTCCAATCAGTTGACTTCCGCGCGTGATGTGTTCGAAAAATTGCAAAAGGAATTTCCCAACAACCGTCACAGCGACAAAATTGCCGCGCGGCTGTTTACGATCAGCCAGTACTGGATCGATGTCGAAAAAGCTGGTGGCCAGAGCTGGGCAGACGCACTCAACCCGCTGGACAAAACAGTGCCCTGGTTTGACACAACCGGACACGCGATCAAGGTGCTCGACCAGATTCGATACGACAACCCGACGGGCCGCTTAGCCGATGATGCGACGATGGCTGCCGCAGCAGAAAACATCCGCCAAGGCAAGTTCGATGAGGCCGACGAGTTCTTGACCGACTTGCGAGAAACATTCCCAGACTCCGATCACCTCTTCCTCGCCCATTTGCTGGGTGTGCAATGCAAACTCCAGATCTACGGCGGTCCGGACTACAGCGGTATCGCGTTGGAAGAAGCCGAAGCGCTGATTCGTCAAACGCGAAGCCGGTTTCCCAAGCAGTCCAACGAAAAGAAATACGCCGACATGCTCGCCCGAGCCGCAGCGGAGGTTTCCTTTCATCAAGCAGCAAAGTTGGAGACACGAGCCCAGTTTCGTGAAAAGAGAGGTGAGTACCAAGCCGCCAGTCAGTTTTATCGCGAGATCATCAGCAAGCACTCGACGACACCACAGGCCACGATCGCAGAGAAACGTTTGAAGGAAATTTCTGGTCTGCCTGCCAAACCGGCTCAGCGTCTGGCTTGGTTGACCAAGATCTTTCCAGACGCCAAACAAACCATTCCCCTGGAAACGGTAGAGACCGAGCGCGCGAAAGCCACTCAGCCGCAACCCGAGGAACCCTCAGGCGGATCCTTTTTCCGATGA
- the recO gene encoding DNA repair protein RecO has translation MVSNPSYNESKAVAAEQTTAIVLRTIEFSETSLIVTLLTRDFGRVSAIAKGARRPKSTFEGSLDLLAVCRVVLIRKSTDALDLLTEAKLHRRFRAAERSLDRVYAGYYIAEMLRLLTDDHDPHPDLYDLAINALAQIDGDGNVALAMLGFDIQALRLLGHSPELRRCTDCGDVVARESRMVFALLGGGVVCHRCRAKQNQTVSMRLESIDHLERLQSANVSLPIEVKPQVYGELRAVISRYIQTIVGTMPRMQRFLPTRLTTGD, from the coding sequence GTGGTTTCAAACCCTTCGTACAATGAAAGCAAAGCCGTGGCAGCGGAGCAAACGACCGCCATCGTGTTGCGGACGATCGAATTCAGCGAAACAAGTTTGATCGTCACCCTGCTGACGCGGGACTTCGGACGCGTCTCGGCGATCGCCAAAGGGGCCCGCAGGCCCAAGTCGACTTTCGAAGGTTCGCTTGACCTGCTGGCGGTTTGTCGTGTAGTCCTGATTCGTAAATCCACCGATGCGCTCGATTTGCTCACCGAAGCCAAGCTTCACCGCCGGTTTCGGGCCGCCGAACGTTCGCTCGATCGGGTTTATGCAGGGTACTACATCGCCGAAATGCTGCGTTTGTTGACCGACGATCACGATCCCCATCCCGATTTATACGACTTGGCCATCAACGCCCTGGCGCAGATCGACGGTGACGGGAACGTAGCACTCGCGATGCTGGGATTTGACATCCAAGCGTTGCGGCTGCTCGGTCATTCGCCAGAATTGAGACGTTGTACTGACTGTGGTGACGTGGTCGCCCGGGAGTCGCGAATGGTTTTCGCACTTTTGGGAGGCGGAGTCGTCTGTCATCGGTGCCGTGCCAAACAGAACCAAACCGTATCCATGCGACTTGAGTCGATCGACCATTTGGAGCGTTTGCAATCCGCCAACGTCTCCCTGCCGATCGAAGTGAAGCCGCAAGTTTACGGTGAACTACGCGCAGTGATCAGCCGCTACATCCAAACGATTGTCGGAACGATGCCGCGCATGCAACGCTTTTTGCCCACACGACTGACCACTGGCGATTGA
- a CDS encoding cytochrome c oxidase subunit 3 — protein sequence MDQQPDPLSFSASAAGKTLAGKFAAGKIAGKFQATGPENLPADRRLKQGGQLFLLSLIVFFLCSILFYAIYASARRGDPQNLTLLPKGFLISTACLILISVLVHVATRTIRRERQRLTGWLLGTSAAAGILFTVMQCLTMLKMLLGPDMYTGTSRGLFGMVIVLAILHALHVLGGIIALGIVATGAFQERYDHERHWPVDFAAQYWHFLDVVWLCMLLTFWWTTGGFGF from the coding sequence ATGGACCAGCAACCCGACCCGTTATCGTTTTCTGCTTCTGCGGCGGGCAAGACCTTGGCTGGCAAGTTCGCGGCTGGCAAGATCGCGGGCAAGTTTCAGGCCACGGGACCTGAGAACCTGCCGGCCGACCGCAGGCTCAAACAGGGTGGTCAACTGTTTCTGCTGTCATTGATCGTGTTCTTTTTGTGCAGCATCTTGTTCTACGCGATCTACGCCAGCGCTCGGCGGGGCGATCCACAAAACTTGACGCTGCTGCCCAAGGGATTTTTGATCAGCACCGCCTGTCTGATCTTGATCAGCGTGTTGGTTCACGTGGCGACTCGCACCATCCGTCGTGAGCGTCAACGGCTGACCGGTTGGCTGTTGGGAACGAGCGCCGCAGCTGGGATTCTGTTCACGGTGATGCAATGCCTGACGATGCTCAAGATGTTGCTCGGCCCGGACATGTACACCGGGACCAGCCGCGGCTTGTTCGGGATGGTGATCGTGCTGGCGATCTTGCACGCTCTGCACGTGTTAGGCGGGATCATCGCGTTGGGGATCGTGGCGACGGGTGCCTTTCAAGAACGCTACGACCACGAGCGTCACTGGCCGGTCGACTTCGCCGCACAGTACTGGCATTTCCTGGACGTCGTGTGGCTATGCATGTTGCTGACGTTCTGGTGGACCACCGGCGGTTTCGGATTTTGA
- a CDS encoding helix-turn-helix domain-containing protein, with product MKVFTTGQVAKICKVAPRTVSKWFDSGRLKGYRIPGSQDRRIPREYLIKFLKEHGMPLGDLEDEAMAKCLIVAQDQVLIENLKRELPPEKSFKVAVAASGFEAGIQAESFNPDCIIVDFSIGKIEAVQICQNLRKNVDFTDIILIALLPDDGQPMSFDRSSINETFKKPFDAHLLAERLRTLVGNKKELV from the coding sequence ATGAAGGTCTTTACGACTGGACAGGTCGCCAAGATTTGCAAGGTCGCTCCTCGAACCGTTTCCAAATGGTTCGATTCAGGACGACTGAAAGGCTACCGTATCCCAGGATCACAGGATCGGCGTATTCCTCGCGAATACCTGATCAAGTTCCTGAAGGAGCACGGTATGCCCTTGGGTGACTTGGAAGACGAAGCGATGGCAAAGTGCCTGATCGTCGCCCAGGATCAAGTTTTGATTGAAAACTTGAAGCGAGAACTGCCACCAGAAAAATCGTTCAAAGTCGCTGTGGCGGCGAGCGGTTTCGAAGCTGGTATTCAAGCCGAAAGCTTTAACCCGGACTGTATCATTGTCGACTTCTCGATCGGTAAGATCGAAGCGGTTCAGATTTGTCAGAACCTGCGAAAGAATGTCGACTTCACTGATATCATCCTGATCGCGTTGCTGCCGGACGATGGACAACCCATGAGTTTCGATCGCAGCAGCATCAACGAAACGTTCAAAAAGCCGTTCGATGCCCACTTGTTGGCCGAACGTCTGCGAACGCTGGTTGGGAATAAAAAAGAGTTGGTCTGA
- a CDS encoding M42 family metallopeptidase — translation MDPSALEFFRSAIQTPSPSGFEETIQALIGDYIRPHADTLRIDVHGNLIASVGDTSGPRLMYAGHCDQIGMLVSYIDELGFVYAKTIGGWDPQQLVGQGMTIWTATGPVPAVISRKPIHLQTSKEREQVVQLEQLWLDVGAATQQDAKDKIRVGDAVTLELRYRPLMGQIVSGPGMDNKSGMWTVIEALRRANTQTGKSKLRCHLHSVATVQEEIGLRGAKTAAGGINPDVAIAVDVTHASDCPTIEPNIHGDIRLDRGPVIFRGPNINTKVANKLITLAEENSIPYQLAAIGRATSNDANVLQLHGAGVATGLVAIPNRYMHSAVEAISLSDINHVAQLLAEFAMSLTPDDDFTPGL, via the coding sequence ATGGACCCCTCCGCTCTCGAATTCTTTCGCTCTGCTATTCAGACTCCCAGTCCATCCGGATTCGAAGAAACCATCCAAGCGTTGATCGGCGACTACATCCGTCCCCACGCCGACACTCTTCGCATTGATGTCCACGGCAACTTGATCGCCAGCGTCGGAGACACCAGCGGCCCACGTCTGATGTACGCCGGTCACTGCGACCAAATCGGCATGCTGGTGTCCTACATCGACGAGCTGGGTTTCGTCTACGCAAAGACCATCGGCGGATGGGATCCCCAACAACTGGTTGGTCAAGGCATGACCATTTGGACGGCGACAGGTCCCGTGCCAGCGGTGATCAGCCGCAAACCAATCCACTTGCAGACCAGCAAGGAACGCGAGCAAGTCGTGCAACTGGAACAGTTGTGGCTCGACGTCGGAGCCGCAACGCAGCAAGACGCCAAGGACAAGATCCGCGTGGGCGATGCGGTCACACTGGAGTTGCGATACCGTCCCCTGATGGGACAGATCGTTAGCGGGCCGGGCATGGACAACAAATCCGGCATGTGGACCGTGATCGAAGCATTGCGGCGAGCGAACACCCAAACCGGCAAGTCCAAGCTGCGTTGCCACTTACACAGCGTCGCAACCGTCCAAGAAGAAATCGGTTTGCGAGGTGCCAAGACCGCTGCGGGGGGAATCAATCCCGATGTCGCCATCGCCGTCGATGTCACACACGCTTCGGATTGCCCCACGATCGAGCCCAACATCCATGGCGATATCCGTTTGGACCGCGGACCGGTGATCTTTCGTGGCCCGAACATCAACACCAAGGTCGCCAACAAACTGATCACATTGGCCGAGGAAAACTCGATCCCGTACCAACTTGCCGCGATCGGGCGAGCGACCAGCAACGACGCCAATGTCCTACAGTTGCACGGGGCGGGAGTCGCCACGGGCTTGGTCGCGATTCCCAATCGCTACATGCACTCGGCGGTCGAAGCGATCTCGTTGAGTGATATCAATCACGTCGCCCAATTGCTCGCCGAATTCGCGATGTCGCTCACCCCCGACGACGATTTCACCCCCGGACTGTAA
- the radC gene encoding RadC family protein: protein MPNTRKEKLRLIFDRLLPMQRFSRSEAKYSCHPLTAQFVTATLNDLVREGILTSYISGDVETLAWKTNRQEFDPNHWIQRVVHGDQVTEQPEQERPRERLLSSGAESLSDADLMAILIRVGVKGESAIAAGKRLARRFQNNLCDLRRCSKDELRAISPAITVVSYAGLLAGIELGRRVAASEQRKRDQFHTITSTTEAIAFCEQEFHSLAVNSMQEEFHIVTLSTKHAPINTHLITRGTLDASLVHPREVFRPAIRDMAAAVILVHNHPSGDPTPSREDHQVTQRLTEAGKLLGITVLDHIVVASRACVSIREH, encoded by the coding sequence ATGCCAAACACACGCAAGGAAAAACTACGGCTGATTTTCGACCGCTTGCTACCCATGCAGCGGTTCTCACGCAGCGAGGCCAAATACAGCTGCCATCCGCTGACGGCTCAGTTTGTCACCGCCACGTTGAACGATTTGGTCCGCGAAGGAATCTTGACGAGTTACATCTCCGGCGACGTCGAAACGCTGGCGTGGAAAACCAACCGCCAGGAGTTTGATCCGAACCACTGGATCCAACGCGTCGTCCATGGGGATCAAGTCACCGAGCAACCCGAACAAGAACGTCCTCGTGAACGCTTGCTCAGCTCGGGCGCCGAATCGCTCAGCGACGCGGACTTGATGGCCATCCTGATTCGTGTCGGTGTGAAAGGCGAATCGGCGATCGCGGCGGGCAAGCGATTGGCGCGTCGCTTTCAAAACAACCTTTGCGATCTGCGTCGTTGCAGCAAGGACGAACTCCGCGCGATCTCACCCGCCATCACCGTGGTCAGCTATGCGGGCCTCCTAGCAGGGATTGAGCTGGGGCGCCGAGTCGCTGCCAGCGAACAACGTAAACGGGATCAGTTTCATACGATCACCAGTACAACGGAGGCCATCGCGTTTTGCGAGCAAGAGTTCCATTCGCTGGCGGTCAACTCGATGCAAGAAGAATTTCACATCGTGACGCTCAGCACAAAACACGCACCGATCAACACCCATCTGATCACCCGCGGAACCTTGGATGCCAGCTTGGTGCACCCCCGCGAAGTGTTCCGACCGGCGATCCGTGACATGGCTGCCGCAGTGATCTTGGTCCACAACCATCCCTCCGGTGATCCGACACCCAGCCGAGAAGACCACCAAGTGACCCAGCGGCTGACAGAGGCCGGAAAACTGCTGGGAATCACCGTCCTGGACCATATCGTGGTCGCATCCCGCGCCTGTGTCAGCATTCGCGAGCACTGA